Proteins encoded by one window of Chryseobacterium foetidum:
- a CDS encoding SDR family oxidoreductase, which translates to MIQNKVAYITGGTKGIGLGIAEILLKNGVSVAFSGRKKEDVEKAEQDLKKISENVLGIVSDVRSLDDENQAVSLITEKFGQLDFVIANAGLGVFKPVDELSSEEWNSMIETNLTGVFHTLKASVAELKKTEGYYITIASLAGANFFENGTGYNASKFGVVGFTQAAMIDLRKYKIKSTVIMPGSVATNFNGNVPSEKDEWKIQPEDMGNLVLDVLKMNPRVLPSKIEFRASKPKS; encoded by the coding sequence ATGATTCAAAATAAAGTAGCCTACATCACAGGTGGAACCAAAGGAATTGGTTTGGGCATCGCCGAAATATTATTGAAAAACGGAGTTTCCGTTGCATTTTCGGGAAGAAAAAAAGAAGACGTGGAAAAAGCAGAGCAGGATTTAAAGAAAATCTCAGAAAATGTTTTGGGAATTGTTTCAGATGTCAGAAGTCTGGATGATGAAAATCAGGCTGTCAGTTTAATTACTGAAAAATTTGGCCAGCTGGATTTTGTAATAGCAAATGCAGGTCTTGGTGTTTTTAAACCCGTTGATGAATTAAGTTCAGAAGAATGGAATTCTATGATTGAAACCAATCTGACCGGAGTTTTTCATACTTTAAAAGCCTCAGTTGCTGAATTAAAAAAAACGGAAGGATATTACATCACCATCGCAAGTTTAGCCGGAGCCAATTTCTTTGAAAACGGAACGGGCTACAACGCTTCAAAATTCGGAGTTGTAGGCTTTACACAGGCTGCCATGATCGATTTAAGAAAATACAAGATTAAATCTACCGTAATTATGCCGGGTTCTGTAGCCACAAATTTCAACGGAAATGTTCCATCTGAAAAAGATGAATGGAAAATTCAGCCGGAAGATATGGGTAATTTAGTGCTTGATGTTTTAAAAATGAATCCAAGGGTTTTGCCGAGTAAGATTGAGTTTAGGGCATCAAAACCAAAGAGTTAA
- a CDS encoding bifunctional nuclease family protein, whose amino-acid sequence MDYKQLIIRGISYSQTQSGAYALLLEHEETNVKLPVVIGNFEAQSISLGLEKDIHPPRPLTHDLFTKFIVSTNYKLVSVIIYQIVDGVFFSNINFKNSETEEELILDARTSDAVAMAVRFDAPIFTTQQVLNEAGILLELEEVAKEDEAFSEIGASEDSLTSISMEELQKLLEDAVKEEDFDTALEIQEEIKRRKKKID is encoded by the coding sequence ATGGATTATAAACAGCTAATCATACGCGGAATATCGTACAGTCAGACGCAATCTGGAGCGTACGCATTGTTATTGGAACATGAAGAAACAAACGTTAAACTGCCCGTAGTTATCGGGAATTTCGAAGCACAATCCATTTCTTTAGGCTTAGAAAAAGACATTCATCCGCCGCGTCCGCTTACCCACGATTTATTTACAAAATTTATTGTTTCCACGAATTATAAATTGGTTTCTGTGATCATTTATCAGATTGTAGACGGTGTATTTTTTTCAAATATCAATTTTAAAAATTCGGAAACTGAAGAAGAATTGATTTTGGATGCAAGAACTTCGGATGCCGTTGCGATGGCTGTAAGATTTGATGCACCCATTTTCACCACCCAACAGGTTTTAAACGAAGCCGGAATTTTGCTTGAATTGGAAGAAGTAGCCAAAGAAGACGAAGCTTTTTCTGAAATCGGAGCTTCTGAAGACAGCCTCACTTCTATTTCGATGGAAGAGCTTCAGAAATTACTGGAAGATGCCGTGAAAGAAGAAGATTTTGATACCGCTCTTGAAATTCAGGAGGAAATCAAAAGGAGAAAAAAGAAAATAGATTAG
- a CDS encoding electron transfer flavoprotein subunit alpha/FixB family protein: MSVFVYAENINGVYKKAAFEAVSYAKAVADQAGTAVTAISVNPTDSSDLLYKYGATNVINIKDEGLKNFSAKAYAQAVSEVADGNIIVFPHTTDASSVAPMLAVMKNFSLITNVLEAPESQSPFQVKRKAFSGKGFMHAKAEGEGVILTVSQNAFGVKENAVSGSEEVKNLSVVNEDTKVISHEQSSGKLDLKEAEVVVSAGRGMKGPENWGMVEDLANTLGAATACSKPVSDIGWRPHTEHVGQTGKAISPNLYIAIGISGAIQHLAGVNSSKTIVVINSDAEAPFFKSADYGVVGDAFQILPALNEKIKAIKG; this comes from the coding sequence ATGTCAGTATTCGTATATGCAGAAAATATAAACGGAGTTTACAAAAAAGCAGCTTTTGAAGCGGTTTCTTACGCTAAAGCTGTGGCTGATCAGGCGGGAACTGCCGTGACGGCAATCTCTGTAAACCCAACAGATTCTTCAGATTTATTGTATAAATATGGAGCAACAAACGTAATCAACATCAAAGACGAAGGTCTAAAAAATTTCTCAGCAAAAGCTTATGCTCAGGCAGTAAGTGAAGTAGCTGACGGAAATATTATTGTTTTTCCTCACACAACAGATGCTTCTTCAGTAGCGCCAATGTTGGCTGTGATGAAGAATTTCTCATTAATTACTAATGTTTTGGAAGCTCCTGAAAGCCAGTCGCCGTTTCAGGTAAAAAGAAAAGCGTTCTCAGGAAAAGGTTTCATGCATGCTAAAGCTGAAGGAGAAGGGGTTATTTTAACGGTTTCTCAAAACGCTTTTGGTGTTAAAGAAAATGCAGTTTCTGGTTCTGAGGAAGTGAAAAACCTTTCAGTAGTCAATGAAGACACGAAAGTGATTTCTCATGAACAAAGTTCAGGAAAACTGGATCTTAAAGAAGCTGAAGTGGTAGTTTCTGCGGGAAGAGGAATGAAAGGTCCTGAAAACTGGGGAATGGTGGAAGATCTTGCCAATACTTTAGGTGCAGCAACAGCCTGTTCAAAACCAGTTTCAGACATCGGATGGAGACCTCACACAGAGCACGTTGGGCAGACAGGTAAAGCGATTTCTCCAAATTTATACATCGCAATCGGTATTTCTGGAGCAATTCAGCATTTGGCTGGAGTAAACTCCTCAAAAACTATCGTGGTAATCAACAGTGATGCTGAAGCTCCGTTCTTCAAATCAGCTGATTACGGTGTTGTAGGAGATGCTTTCCAGATCCTTCCAGCCTTAAATGAGAAAATTAAAGCAATTAAAGGATAA
- a CDS encoding electron transfer flavoprotein subunit beta/FixA family protein produces the protein MKILVCISSVPDTTSKINFTADKSAFDKNGIQWVINPLDEFALTKAIKLQESQGATVTVMNVGDAGTEPVIRKALAIGANDAVRVNLDPKDSYSTAKEIASVAQNGGYDLVLCGKESIDYNGGSVPGMVAQLLNQPFVNASVGLDVNGSEATAVREIEGGKETISVKLPAVIAGQKGLVDEKDLIIPNMRGIMSARTKPLQVVEPTSSEVKVQGVSYDSVPPRAAVKMVSPDNLDELVRLLHEEAKVI, from the coding sequence ATGAAAATATTAGTTTGTATTAGTAGTGTTCCTGATACTACTTCTAAAATTAACTTCACGGCAGACAAATCTGCATTCGACAAAAACGGAATTCAGTGGGTAATCAATCCTTTGGATGAATTTGCTTTAACGAAAGCAATCAAATTACAGGAATCTCAGGGCGCAACAGTAACTGTGATGAACGTAGGTGATGCAGGTACTGAACCGGTTATCAGAAAAGCATTGGCTATTGGTGCAAATGATGCAGTGAGAGTAAATCTTGACCCTAAAGACAGCTATTCCACAGCAAAAGAAATTGCTTCTGTGGCTCAAAATGGTGGTTACGACTTAGTTCTTTGCGGTAAAGAATCTATTGATTATAATGGCGGTTCTGTACCGGGAATGGTTGCTCAGTTATTGAATCAGCCTTTCGTAAACGCTTCAGTTGGTTTAGATGTAAACGGAAGTGAGGCGACTGCTGTAAGAGAAATTGAAGGAGGTAAAGAAACCATTTCTGTGAAATTACCTGCTGTAATCGCTGGTCAGAAAGGTTTGGTAGATGAAAAAGATTTGATTATTCCAAACATGAGAGGAATTATGTCTGCAAGAACAAAACCTTTGCAGGTTGTTGAGCCTACTTCTTCTGAGGTGAAAGTACAGGGAGTTTCATACGATTCAGTTCCTCCAAGAGCAGCTGTAAAGATGGTTTCTCCGGATAATTTAGATGAGTTGGTAAGACTTCTTCACGAGGAAGCGAAAGTAATCTAA